One window from the genome of bacterium encodes:
- the cysD gene encoding sulfate adenylyltransferase subunit CysD: MTETTLLHSADFAAAENTAATLDLSHLDFLESEAIHILREVAGQCENPALMFSGGKDSIVMLRLAEKAFRPGRFPFPLLHIDTEHNFPEVIEFRDRRVEELGERLIVRSVQDSIDQGRIVLRHRTESRNVHQTVTLLDAIGEFGFDACIGGARRDEEKARAKERIFSFRDGFGQWNPKGQRPELWDNYNARVHPGENVRVFPLSNWTEIDVWQYIARENLDVPSIYYTHSREVVRRKGALVPVWELLEVGEGEKIETLQVRFRTVGDISCTMPVESTAETAEEVIAELFASDITERGASRLDDRTSDASMELRKRKGYF, encoded by the coding sequence ATGACGGAAACGACCTTGCTCCATTCCGCTGACTTCGCCGCGGCGGAAAACACTGCCGCCACGCTGGATCTCAGCCATCTGGATTTTCTCGAGAGCGAGGCCATTCACATCCTGCGGGAGGTGGCCGGCCAGTGCGAGAATCCCGCCCTCATGTTTTCTGGCGGAAAAGATTCGATCGTCATGCTCCGCCTGGCAGAGAAGGCCTTCCGGCCCGGGCGGTTCCCCTTTCCGCTCCTGCACATCGACACCGAACACAATTTTCCGGAGGTGATCGAATTCCGGGACCGGCGGGTGGAGGAACTGGGCGAGCGGCTGATCGTCCGATCGGTACAAGACTCCATCGATCAGGGCCGGATCGTGCTTCGCCACCGCACGGAGAGCCGCAACGTCCACCAGACGGTGACGCTTCTGGACGCCATCGGGGAATTCGGCTTCGACGCCTGCATCGGAGGGGCGCGCCGGGACGAAGAGAAGGCGCGCGCCAAGGAAAGAATTTTCTCCTTCCGCGACGGCTTCGGCCAGTGGAACCCGAAGGGCCAGCGGCCCGAACTTTGGGACAACTACAATGCCCGCGTCCATCCGGGGGAGAACGTGCGCGTCTTTCCGTTGAGCAACTGGACGGAAATCGACGTTTGGCAGTACATCGCCCGGGAAAATCTCGACGTGCCCTCCATCTACTACACCCACTCCCGCGAGGTGGTCCGCCGGAAGGGGGCGTTGGTTCCCGTCTGGGAGCTGCTGGAGGTCGGAGAAGGGGAGAAGATCGAAACCCTCCAGGTCCGCTTCCGCACGGTGGGGGACATTTCCTGCACGATGCCGGTCGAATCAACGGCCGAAACGGCCGAGGAGGTCATCGCCGAGCTTTTTGCCTCGGATATCACGGAGCGGGGCGCCTCCCGCCTGGACGACCGGACTTCAGACGCCTCCATGGAACTTCGAAAGCGAAAGGGTTACTTCTAG
- a CDS encoding phosphoadenylyl-sulfate reductase, whose protein sequence is MALDAQTEDVIHTLKMAESRFAPAAFANSLGAEDMVLTDLIARHAPGIEIFTLDTGRLNPETYALLDEVRRKYGIGIRVLFPESEAVEEFVNRHGPNAFYESAGLRKTCCFIRKVAPLGRALEGKTSWITGLRQEQAPTRGSIAVQEWDDAHQLHKFNPLAGWTHDEVWAYIRENDVPYNGLHDQGYPSIGCAPCTRPIAEGEDIRAGRWWWEDPHSKECGLHPASASRKTENLTAP, encoded by the coding sequence TTGGCCCTCGATGCCCAAACAGAAGATGTCATCCATACCCTGAAAATGGCCGAATCCAGGTTTGCCCCCGCCGCCTTCGCCAACAGCCTCGGGGCCGAGGACATGGTCCTCACCGATCTGATTGCGCGGCACGCGCCCGGGATCGAGATATTCACCCTCGACACCGGCCGGCTCAACCCGGAGACCTATGCCCTTCTCGATGAAGTGAGGCGGAAGTACGGAATCGGCATCCGGGTTCTCTTCCCCGAGTCTGAAGCGGTCGAGGAGTTCGTCAACCGGCACGGCCCCAACGCCTTCTACGAAAGCGCCGGCCTGCGAAAGACCTGCTGCTTCATCCGGAAGGTGGCGCCGCTGGGCCGCGCCCTCGAGGGAAAAACCAGCTGGATCACCGGCCTGCGCCAAGAGCAGGCCCCTACTCGCGGTTCGATCGCGGTCCAAGAGTGGGACGATGCGCATCAACTTCACAAGTTCAACCCGCTGGCCGGATGGACCCATGATGAGGTGTGGGCCTACATCCGCGAGAACGATGTGCCCTACAACGGGCTCCACGACCAAGGATACCCGAGCATCGGATGCGCCCCGTGTACGCGGCCCATCGCCGAGGGAGAGGACATCCGGGCCGGCCGTTGGTGGTGGGAAGATCCCCACTCGAAGGAATGCGGGCTGCATCCCGCATCGGCGTCCCGAAAAACAGAAAACCTTACGGCCCCTTGA
- a CDS encoding ABC transporter ATP-binding protein, whose translation MKHAIEINGLRIVYPSKAGSVHALENISLQAEDGEFISVLGPSGCGKSTLMKAIAGLLSPRKGEIKVYGEIVQGPTSDVGIVFQNAVLMNWRSVMKNIMLQIEVRGLDYKEYEKRARDLIKLVGIEGFENHYPFQLSGGMQQRASICRALIHDPPLLLMDEPFGALDALTRETMNLELQRIWMESKKTILLITHSISEAVFLADRVIVLSERPGRVRTVLEVNLPRPRDLSTMENPDFVHMVGQLRRELQAEGNID comes from the coding sequence ATGAAACACGCCATTGAAATCAACGGGCTTCGAATCGTCTACCCGTCCAAGGCGGGGTCGGTGCACGCCCTCGAAAACATCAGCCTGCAGGCCGAGGACGGGGAGTTCATCTCCGTCCTCGGCCCCAGCGGGTGCGGCAAGAGCACCCTCATGAAAGCGATCGCCGGCCTCCTCTCGCCGCGGAAGGGCGAGATCAAGGTGTACGGGGAGATCGTTCAGGGACCCACCTCGGACGTGGGCATCGTCTTCCAGAACGCCGTCCTGATGAACTGGCGGTCGGTGATGAAGAACATCATGCTCCAGATCGAGGTCCGGGGCCTCGATTACAAGGAGTACGAAAAGCGGGCCCGCGATCTCATCAAGCTGGTCGGTATCGAGGGCTTCGAGAACCACTACCCCTTCCAGCTCTCGGGCGGCATGCAGCAGCGTGCCTCGATCTGCCGCGCCCTCATCCACGATCCTCCGCTCCTTCTCATGGACGAACCCTTCGGGGCGCTGGACGCCCTCACCCGCGAGACCATGAACCTCGAGCTCCAGCGCATCTGGATGGAGAGCAAAAAAACCATCCTCCTCATCACCCACAGCATCTCCGAGGCGGTCTTTCTCGCTGATCGGGTCATCGTCCTCTCCGAGCGGCCCGGCCGCGTCCGCACCGTCCTGGAGGTGAACCTCCCCCGCCCCCGCGATCTCTCGACGATGGAAAATCCCGATTTCGTCCACATGGTCGGCCAGCTCCGGCGCGAGTTGCAGGCCGAAGGCAACATCGACTAA
- a CDS encoding ABC transporter substrate-binding protein, giving the protein MMRKLLGMTAMVVALSLIGSVPATEAATKLRLHTDWKMDVSGDIPPFFLGKERGYYKAEGIDLEILGGTGSGNAVKVMSAGSYELGFADFGSLIIGKLHGARVKAVMGLLQQGGEAFIYSKKSGIRSPKDLKGKTITMSPGGSGDASVRAFLAVNGLKMSDVKWQYMPGMGKIFAVIGGQADATGTLWNKMVPLMQAKGADVGYLAFAQHGVNLLHKGIFVNTDYLKNNKDAIRRFVRANQKAWRAALQEPEAAVDAFLKAFPKQRKAKPMFMEVMKHSLGMTSTPNTQGKPLGWMSEKDWASSQNVLVKYTPKLEGKAIPVSEFYTNEFIPQ; this is encoded by the coding sequence ATGATGCGGAAACTGCTTGGCATGACTGCGATGGTCGTTGCTCTTTCCCTGATCGGCTCCGTTCCGGCCACGGAAGCGGCGACGAAGCTTCGTCTCCACACAGACTGGAAGATGGACGTTTCGGGCGATATCCCGCCGTTTTTCCTCGGGAAGGAGCGCGGATACTACAAGGCCGAGGGAATCGATCTCGAGATTCTCGGCGGCACCGGCTCGGGCAACGCGGTAAAAGTGATGTCGGCCGGCTCCTATGAGCTCGGCTTCGCCGATTTCGGCTCCCTCATCATCGGCAAGCTCCACGGCGCCCGGGTGAAGGCCGTCATGGGCCTCCTCCAACAGGGCGGCGAGGCCTTCATCTACAGCAAGAAATCCGGCATCCGCTCGCCCAAGGATTTGAAGGGCAAGACCATCACCATGTCCCCGGGCGGCTCCGGGGACGCAAGTGTGCGGGCCTTTCTCGCGGTGAACGGCCTGAAGATGAGCGATGTCAAGTGGCAGTACATGCCCGGCATGGGCAAGATTTTCGCCGTCATCGGCGGCCAGGCCGACGCCACGGGCACGCTGTGGAACAAGATGGTTCCCCTCATGCAGGCCAAGGGCGCCGACGTCGGCTACCTGGCCTTCGCCCAGCACGGCGTCAACCTGCTGCACAAGGGCATCTTTGTGAACACGGACTACCTGAAGAACAACAAGGACGCGATCCGCCGCTTCGTCCGGGCCAACCAGAAAGCCTGGCGCGCCGCCCTGCAGGAGCCCGAAGCGGCCGTGGACGCTTTCCTCAAAGCTTTCCCGAAACAGCGCAAGGCGAAACCCATGTTCATGGAAGTGATGAAGCACTCGCTCGGGATGACCAGTACGCCCAACACCCAGGGCAAGCCCCTCGGCTGGATGAGCGAGAAGGACTGGGCCAGCTCGCAGAACGTCCTGGTCAAATACACCCCGAAACTAGAGGGGAAAGCGATACCCGTCAGCGAGTTCTACACCAACGAGTTCATCCCCCAGTAA